In a single window of the Danio rerio strain Tuebingen ecotype United States chromosome 20, GRCz12tu, whole genome shotgun sequence genome:
- the tmem200a gene encoding transmembrane protein 200A, whose amino-acid sequence MIATGGVITGLAALKRQDSTRSQYHLSAQSPGPAPEKKTTKRKPRADVVVVRGKIRLYSASGFFLVLGVLILMAGIAMAVLGYWPHKDQPKAPETKMSANNTQSFGREQAGSIAQFLEQHMHSEKMKMLGPFTMGIGIFIFICANAILHENRDRETKVIHMRDMYSTVIDIHSLRIKEQKCTNGACMGPYGGDTEIRTFGLDSQFASRLAANTLMSFSGLDGDVRFSHRTSSADDDDGLMSEARGGFCLLSPTYKDRSECIFGFQDDGRWEDRRGALKKCQTRSIVSSSISAFTLPVIKLNNCVIDEPDIDSITEDLEQSRVHSRPPSMESLTVPVPDIAKAFKPPGVQLLRSNSATESASSTSSRSSLSPGSTSGRFLSPGAARKDFGSNNSIHMLSAHSKSLDLERGPTKLTVQPEQRKHPSWPRLDRSNSKGYTRLENKEDPMDRLIVPPVDVKKDYTKKEKLLMISRSHNNLSFEHDEFMSSGLKRGTSETRF is encoded by the coding sequence ATGATTGCCACGGGAGGGGTGATCACAGGCCTTGCAGCATTGAAAAGGCAAGACTCCACACGCTCTCAGTATCATCTGTCAGCCCAGAGCCCCGGCCCGGCACCTGAGAAGAAAACCACCAAGCGGAAGCCTCGAGCGGACGTGGTGGTGGTGAGAGGGAAGATCCGGCTGTACTCCGCCTCAGGGTTCTTCCTGGTTTTAGGAGTGCTGATCCTCATGGCGGGAATCGCAATGGCAGTTCTGGGATACTGGCCTCACAAGGACCAGCCGAAGGCTCCGGAAACCAAGATGTCCGCAAACAACACGCAGAGCTTCGGCCGAGAGCAGGCCGGATCCATCGCACAGTTCCTGGAGCAGCACATGCATTCGGAGAAGATGAAGATGTTGGGTCCCTTTACAATGGGAATCGGGATTTTTATCTTCATCTGTGCTAATGCGATCCTTCATGAGAACCGGGATCGAGAGACCAAGGTCATCCACATGAGAGACATGTACTCGACCGTTATAGACATACACAGCTTGCGGATTAAGGAGCAGAAGTGTACTAATGGAGCATGTATGGGACCCTACGGGGGGGACACTGAGATCCGTACCTTTGGACTGGACAGCCAGTTTGCCTCTCGGCTCGCAGCAAACACACTGATGTCTTTCTCGGGTCTGGATGGAGATGTGCGGTTCTCCCACAGGACTAGTTctgcagatgatgatgatggtttaaTGAGCGAGGCTAGAGGTGGATTTTGTTTGCTGTCGCCCACCTATAAGGACCGCTCTGAATGTATATTCGGGTTCCAGGATGATGGTCGGTGGGAGGACAGGCGAGGAGCTCTTAAAAAATGCCAAACGCGCTCCATTGTTTCCTCCTCCATCAGTGCGTTCACACTGCCTGTCATTAAACTCAACAACTGTGTCATCGATGAACCAGACATCGACAGCATAACTGAGGATTTAGAGCAGAGCAGGGTGCACTCCAGACCTCCGTCAATGGAGTCGCTGACAGTCCCGGTTCCAGACATCGCCAAAGCCTTCAAACCTCCAGGCGTCCAGCTTCTGCGGAGCAACTCAGCCACTGAATCCGCCAGCTCCACATCTTCCCGCTCATCCCTCTCTCCGGGATCCACCAGCGGGAGATTCCTGTCTCCGGGAGCTGCACGTAAAGACTTCGGCTCCAATAACTCCATCCACATGCTGTCCGCCCACTCCAAATCCCTGGACCTGGAAAGAGGACCCACAAAGCTGACCGTCCAGCCTGAGCAACGGAAACACCCCAGCTGGCCCAGATTGGACCGCAGTAATAGTAAAGGATACACCAGGCTGGAGAACAAAGAGGACCCTATGGACAGGTTAATAGTGCCCCCGGTGGACGTGAAGAAGGACTACACTAAAAAGGAGAAACTACTTATGATATCAAGGTCGCACAATAACTTGAGCTTCGAGCACGACGAGTTCATGAGCAGCGGTCTGAAGAGGGGCACCTCGGAGACCAGGTTTTAA